In Mycobacterium sp. Aquia_213, the sequence CTCCTCGACGATGCCCGAGATTCCCGGGGCGTCCGGAGTCAGCGCCCGCACCACCCAGTTCTGTGTGTAGCCGAACGTCGACTGGGTTTCGATCGCCACGGATGTCTGGTGCAGCTGCCATCGGTCCAGCCAGAACGCCTGCTCCATCTCGGCCGGCCGGCGCAGCAATACGACGTTCGCGAAACCGATTGTGCGACAACCGGGTTCGATATTCGGACCGGGTAGCGGGGTTGATTCGGTGACCAGGTAGGCGGCCAGCTGCTCACATTCCGCGGCAAGCAACTCCAACGCGGCGGTCAGCTGTTTGCCATAGCACTGCTGGGTCCACATGCTCACCACTGCGGCGACGGGCGGATCCAGCACCGTCATCGTCATCAGCGAGTTGCGCACCGCGTCGTCCCGGACGTTGATGGCCAGGCCTGGCAGGCCCAGATCTAACAGTGCATCCGCGACCGGACCCCGTTGGCGGGCACACCATTCGTCGTTCGAGTCGGCGCGCCTGAGCACCGCGATCACCTTTTCCATAGGCAGAACCTACAGCCGGTGCCTGGCCTATTTGACCAGGCGCACCTGCTGTTCACTGCCGACCGACTCCCCGATGATGGCGGCCAGCCTTCGATAGGATTCGTCGCGGCCACTCGACGAGCGGAACACCAGCCCGATTCGCCGGCCTGGGCGTGGTGTCGCAAACTGTGCGAGCCCGAGCTGGCTTCGAACGGCTTCGACGGGTGCGGCGCTCTGCGGAATCAGCGTCACCCCCAGCCCGCCGGTCACGCATTGCACCGCCGTCGCCAGCGAAGCGGCCCGGGTGTCGGCGAGTTCGGCTCGGACACCGGCCTTTTGGCAGACGTCGAGGGCCTGATCGCGCAGGCAGTGCCCCTCGTCCAGCAGCAGTAGCGGCAGGTCCGCCAGCGCCGACGCAGGCACCCGTCGTTTGCCCGACAGCGGGTGTCCGGGCGGTACCGCGAGCAGGAAATCCTCCTCGTAGATTCCGACCTCGGTGATTCCAGCGACGTCGGCGGGCAGGGCGATCAGGGCAGCGTCCAGCGATCCGCCGCGCAGGGCCGTCAGCAGGCGTTCGGTCTGGTCCTCGATCACCCGCAGGGTCAGCGCCGGAAGTCGACTGGAGAGTCCGGCCAGCACGGTCGGCAGCACGTAGGGCGCGACCGTCGGGATCATGCCGAGGCGCAGGGTGCCGTGCAGCGGATCCGACGTTCCCGCCGCGGCGGCCGTGAACGCCTCCGCGGCCTCGACGACGGCTTGGGCGAGCGGCAACAGTTGCGCACCTTCCGGTGTCAAGCGGACACGCCGCGTCGAGCGCTCGACGAGGTGGGTGCCCAGGCCCGTTTCGAGCGCGGCAAGCGACTGCGAGAGCGTCGACTGACTGACGCCGAGAGTCGTTGCAGCGCTGCCGAAATGATGCCTCTCGGCAATCGCTGCGAACGCCCGCAGCCCGGCCAGGGTCGGCTGAAAACTCTTATCGGTCATGGCTATAAGTATAGTGCGATATATCACCTTTACTTCAGGTGCCGCTCCCGGCAACATGGTGGAGGACACTCAAATTTGACTAATTCCAGAAAAGGAGCGGACATGACACTGCTAACGATCGGCGACCAGTTCCCCGCTTACGAGCTCACCGGGCTGATCGGCGGCGACCTGTCGAAGGTCGATGCGCAGCAGCCCGAGGACTACTTCAAGACCATCTCCAGCGGCGACCACGAGGGCAAGTGGCGAATTGTCTTCTTCTGGCCGAAGGACTTCACCTTCGTGTGCCCGACCGAGATCGCCGCGTTCGGCAAGCTGAACGACGAGTTCGAGGATCGCGACGCGCAGGTGCTCGGCGTCTCGGTGGACAGCGAATTCGTGCACTTCCAGTGGCGCGCCCAGCACGAGGACCTCAAGAAGCTGCCGTTCCCGATGCTCTCGGACATCAAGCGCGAACTCGCGTTGGCCACCGGAGTGCTCAACGCCGGCGGCGTCGCGGACCGGGTGACCTTCATCGTCGACCCCAACAACGAGATCCAATTCGTCTCGGCGACCGCAGGATCCGTGGGGCGTAACGTGGACGAGGTGCTGCGGGTCCTGGATGCTCTGCAATCCGACGAGCTGTGTGCTTGCAACTGGCGCAAGGGCGACCCGACGCTGGATGCCGGCGAACTGCTCAAGGCTTCGGCGTAATTGGAGGTTGTGATGAGTATCGAGAATCTGAAGGAAGCACTGCCGGAGTACGCCAAGGACCTGAAGCTCAACCTGGGCTCGATCGCCCGCAGCACCGTGCTGAACGACGAGCAGTTGTGGGGCACCCTGCTGGCCAGCGCCGCGGCGACGCGAAACACCCAGGTGCTGACCGAGATTGGCGCCGAAGCGGCAGACAATCTGTCTGCCGAGGCGTACCAAGCGGCGCTGGGGGCCGCGTCCATCATGGGTATGAACAACGTGTTCTACCGCGGGCGCGGCTTCCTGGAGGGCAAGTACGACGATCTGCGGGCCGGACTGCGGATGAACATCATCGGCAACCCGGGCGTGGACAAGGCGAATTTCGAGCTGTGGTCGTTCGCGGTGTCGTCGATCAACGGGTGTTCGCACTGCGTTGTCGCGCACGAGCACACCCTTCGCGAGGCCGGTGTGGATCGCGAGGCGATCCTGGAAGCCCTGAAGGCAGCAGCGATCGTTTCGGGTGTGGCACAAGCGATCACCACCGCGCAGACACTGGCGAGCGTCGGCTGATCGTCGCTTCGTGACCGCAGCCTGGGTAGCGCACGCGATCTGGTGGCAGGTCTATCCCTTGGGGTTCGTGGGAGCGTTTCCCACGCCCGAGGGATCGGCGCCGCCGGGTCCGGGTGAACACCGGTTGCGGCGGCTCGTCGAATGGTTCGATCACGCCATCGAGCTGGGGGCATCCGGTATTGCGCTGGGGCCGATCTTCGCCTCGCGCACACACGGTTACGACACCACCGACCATTACCGGATTGACCCCCGGCTCGGTGACGACGCCGATTTCGATTATCTGATCGCGCAAGCCCGCGCCCGCGGCTTGCGGGTGCTCCTCGACGGCGTCTTCAACCACGTCGGTGTCGACTTCCCGCGCTACCGCGACGCGACGCACGACGATGCGGCCGCGGGCTGGTTTCGCGGAAGCCCCGGTCGATTTCACACCTTCGAGGGCCATTCCGAGCTGATAACCCTCAACCACGGCAACCCGGACGTCGTCGACTACGTCGCCGACGTGATGGCGCACTGGTTGCGGCGCGGTGCGGATGGCTGGCGCCTGGACGCGGCCTACGCTGTCCCGCAACAATTCTGGGCGCAGACGTTGCCGAAAGTGCGCGAGCCGCATCCCGACGCCTGGTTCGTCGGCGAAGTCATCCATGGCGACTACGCGGCGATCGTCGAGGAAGCCACGTTCGACTCGGCTACCCAGTACGAGCTCTGGAAGGCGATCTGGAGCAGCCTCAACGACGGCAACTTCTTCGAGCTCGACTGGGCCCTGCAGCGGCACAGCACGTTTCTGGCGAGCTTCGCGCCACTGACGTTCATCGGCAACCACGACGTCACACGCATCGCCAGCAGCCTGGAGAACACCGACCATCTGCCGCATGCGGTGGTGCTGCTGTTGACGATCGGCGGTGTGCCCAGTGTGTACGCCGGCGACGAGTTCGGATTCCGGGCTGTCAAAGAGGAGCGCTACGGCGGTGATGACGCAGTGCGCCCGGAGTTCACCTCTCCCCCATTGCAATTGGGCGAATTCGGCGCCGAGATGTGGCGACTGCACCAGTTCCTGGTGGGACTGCGCCGGCGCCACCCTTGGCTGCATGCGGCCACCACCACGTCGCTGTTGCTGGCCAACCAGCACTACGTCTACGAGACGCGCAGCGGCGACGATGCGCTGCTGGTTGCGCTCAACATCGACGACGAGCCGCTGCGGCTGGTGCTGTCGGAGCTCGGCCCCGCACGTGCCGAGGTAATCGCCGGATCCGCCGCCCCACCCAGCGACGTCGTCGACGAGGTGACCGTCGAGCCGCACGGCTGGCGAATCCTGCGACCCGCCTAGTCGCGTAGCTGAGCCAGCGTCAGGGCGTCCTGTTGGCCGCGGTAGTAATTTTCGAGCAGCTTGGTGAAGTCCTGGCGGTCGTCGGTGGCGAGGGCGAACAGCGTCATCGACGAGCGCAGCTTGAGATCGTCGGGTGAACCGAAGATCTCGGTGATCGAGCGGCCGTGCACCTGATTGACCAGTTGGGTGCACTCACGCAGTCGCGGCCCCAGCAGCTCGTGGCCCAGATACGCGCGGGCCTCCTGCAGCGACGAGATGCCGTAGTGGACCGCCGTCGAGCTGCTGCCCAGACCGCGCAGCTGCGGGAAGACGAACCACATCCAGTGACCGCGTTTTCGTCCGGCGCGCAACTCCTCGACAACGGAGGGGTAGACCGGGGCCTGCGCGACAACGAAACGTGTCAGATCGAACGGGTCGTCGGCCGAGTCCATATGACTACGGTGACATACATGGCCGTCAAACGACGCATGCCCAAAGCCCGCGACCTGGCCCCGCTGATGCAGTTCAAGCGCCCGCAGCTCGACGCGACCAAGCGCCGGCTCGACGCGGCTTTCACGATCGACGATCTGCGACGCATCGCCAAACGCCGCACCCCGAAGGCGGCATTCGACTACACCGACGGCGCGGCCGAGGACGAGCTGTCGCTCGAGCGTGCCCGACAAGCCTTCCGCGACATCGAGTTTCACCCGACGATCCTGCGCGACGTCAGCAATGTGACCGCCGGCTGGAACGTGCTGGGTCAGCCCGTCGTGTTGCCGTTCGGCATCGCACCGACCGGATTCACCCGGTTGATGCAGACCGAAGGCGAGATCGCCGGAGCCGCGGCGGCAGCCAGGGCCGGTATCCCGTTCTCGCTGTCCACTCTTGGCACCTGCGCGATCGAAGACCTGGTGACCGCTGTCCCGCAGGGCCGCAAATGGTTTCAGCTGTACATGTGGAAGGACCGGGAGCGGTCGATGGCGCTGGTCAAGCGCGCCGCCGACGCGGGATTCGACACCTTGCTGGCCACCGTCGACGTCCCGGTATCCGGGGCGCGGTTCCGCGACAATCGCAATGGCATGACGATCCCGCCGTCGTTGACGCTGCGCACCGTGCTCGACGCGGTGCCACATCCGAAATGGTGGTTCGACCTGCTGACCACCGAACCGCTGGCCTTCGCGTCGCTGGATCGCTGGCCGGGCACCGTCGCCGAGTACCTGAGCACGATGTTCGATCCCAGCCTGACCTTCGACGACCTGGCCTGGATCAAGGAGCAATGGCCCGGCAAGTTGGTGGTCAAGGGGATCCAGACGCTCGACGATGCACGTGCGGTGGTGGAGCGCGGCGTCGACGGCCTGGTGTTGTCCAACCATGGCGGGCGCCAGCTGGATCGGGCCCCGGTGCCCTTCCATCTATTGCCGGCGGTCGCGCGCGAGCTCGGTAAGGACACCGAGATCCTGGTGGACACCGGCATCATGTCGGGCGCCGACATCGTGGCAGCGATCGCGCTGGGGGCGCGGTGCACGCTGGTCGGGCGGGCCTATCTCTACGGGCTGATGGCCGGCGGCGAGGCGGGCGTCGACCGCGCGATCGAAATCCTGGAGAGCGGGGTTCTGCGCACGATGCGGCTGCTGGGTGTCACCTGCCTCGAGGAACTTTCACCCGCCCACGTCACGCAGCTGCGCCGGCTGGGGCCGGTCGAGTAGGCGCGCCGGCTCCGGTTGCGGGCCTACCTGAAACCTGTCAAGGTGGTTACGTGAAATTCGGGTTCGTGTGCGGCCGGGCATGCCTCAACTTCGCGGGCACGCTCAAACATCGGCTCACCGTCCCCGAAGAGCGGTTAACTACTCCCGAGCTCCTGTCGGAGTGGGCCGTTCAAGCGGGGTTGGTGGATGCCGGCATCGAGGTCAGCGATGAGGATCTCGTCACCGCGATCGAAGTGCGCGAAGCGATCTACCGCACCGCAACCGCCCGGCTCGACGGCATCGAGCCGCGGCCGGCCGACGTCGACCTGCTGAACGCACAGGCCTCGCACCCTCAGCTGGCCCCGCGGTTGCTCCCGGACGGCACTACTCGCCGCGAGGGCACCGCGCCGCAACTGCTTGCCAGCCTGGCCGCTGATCTGCTCGGCCTGCTCGCGGGGCCCGACATCGACAACGTCAAGCGGTGTGACCACCCGAACTGCTCGCTGCTCTATGTCGACTCCTCGCGGGCGAAGAACCGGCACTGGTGCGGCATGGCCACCTGCGGCAACAAAGTCAAGGTGCAGGCCTTCCGGGCCCGCCAGCGCGCGTCGGCCAATTGAACCGCCGATTGAGCTAGGTCACACCGCAGGCCAGAGGGCCGTCGGGAACAAATGCCACTCGGCAAAGGTTGAGCGCAACAGACTAAACCTTTGGAGTGCAGATGTCTGAACCTAAATCAGTGCCGGTCCTGTTCGTCACCGACACGATCGTGTTGCCCGGAATGGTTGTGCCAATCGAGCTGGACGACGCCGCGCGAGCGGCCATCGACGCGGCGCGGGCCAGTGAATCGGGTGAGCTGCTGATTGCCCCGCGGCTCGAGGACCGGTATCCGTCGCACGGCGTAATCGCGAAGATTCTGCAGGTCGGACGCATCGCCGGCGGTGGCGGCACCGCGGCCGTCGTGCGCGGTGAGCGCAGGGCGCAGATCGGCGCGGGAGCCACCGGCCCCGGCGCGGCGCTGTGGGTCGAGGTGACCGAGGTCGACGACGCCGATGCCACCGACGAGATCAAGGCGCTGGCGGCGGAGTACAAGAAGCTGCTGCTGGCCATGCTGCAACGGCGCGAGGCCTGGCAGATCATCGACTACGTCAACAGCCTGACCGACCCGTCGGCGCTGGCCGACACGTCGGGGTACGCCTCGTACCTGACCGACGTGCAGAAGCGGCAGCTGCTGGAGACCACCGACGTCGCCGAACGGCTGCGCGTGCTGATCGACTGGACCGGCGACCACTTGGCCGAAGTCGAGGTCAACGACAAGATCGCCGACGACGTGCGCGAGGGCATGGAGAAGACGCAGAAGGAGTTCCTGCTGCGCCAACAGCTCGCCGCCATCCGCAAGGAGCTGGGCGAGGGCGAACCCGACGGGTCCGACGATTACCGGGCCCGGGTGGAGGCCGCCGAGCTGCCCGACAAGGTCCGCGAGGCCGCGCTGCGCGAGGTCGGAAAACTGGAACGCTCCAGCGACCAAAGCCCGGAAAGCGGCTGGATTCGAACCTGGCTGGACACCGTGCTGGATCTGCCGTGGAGCGTTCGCACCGAGGATTCGACGGATTTGGTCGCGGCGCGGGGCATCCTGGACGCCGACCACCACGGGCTGGACGACGTCAAGGACCGCATCGTCGAATATCTGGCCGTGCGTTCGCGGCGGGCCCAGCGTGGGCTGCAGGTCGTCGGTGGCCGTGGCTCCGGCGCGGTGATGGTGCTGGCCGGCCCGCCCGGGGTGGGCAAGACCTCGCTGGGTGAGAGCGTGGCCCGGGCGCTGGGCCGCAAGTTCGTGCGCGTCGCGCTGGGCGGCGTTCGCGACGAGGCCGAGATCCGTGGGCACCGGCGCACCTACGTGGGTGCGTTGCCCGGCCGGATCGTGCGCGCGATCGGCGAGGCGGGATCGATGAATCCCGTTGTGCTGCTTGACGAAATCGACAAGGTCGGTTCCGACTATCGCGGCGACCCGAGCGCGGCGCTGCTCGAGGTGCTGGACCCGGCGCAGAACCACACGTTCCGCGACCACTACCTGGATCTGGACCTCGACCTGTCCGACGTCGTGTTCTTGGCCACCGCCAACGTGATCGAGAACATCCCGTCGGCGCTGCTGGACCGCATGGAGTTGGTGCAGATCGACGGCTACACCGAAGACGACAAGGTCGCCATCGCCCGCGAGTATCTGCTGCCCCGGCAACGGGAGCGGGCGGCGCTGACCGGCGAAGAGGTCACCGTCACCGACGCCGCGCTGCGCAAGATCGCCGCCGACTACACCCGCGAACCGGGGGTGCGGCAGTTCGAGCGGCTGCTGGCCAAGGCGCTGCGCAAAGTCACGACGAAGATCGCCGAGGAACCGGTGATCATCGACGAGCCCGATCTGGTGGATTACCTTGGCAGGCCTAGGTTTACGCCCGAGTCCGCGGAACGCACGGCGGTGCCCGGCGTAGCCACCGGGCTGGCGGTGACGGGCCTGGGTGGCGATGTGCTCTACATCGAAGCCGGGGCAACGGATGGCGAGGCGGGGCTGCAGCTGACCGGTCAACTGGGCGACGTGATGAAGGAGTCCGCGCAGATCGCGCTGTCCTACGTCCGCTCCCACGCTCACCTGTTGGGCGTCGACCCCAAGGCGCTGGACCGGCGCATCCACGTGCACGTGCCCGCGGGCGCGGTGCCCAAGGATGGTCCGTCGGCCGGGGTCACGATGGTCACCGCACTGGTGTCGATGGCCACCGGACGTCAGGTCCGCTCTGACGTCGGCATGACCGGCGAGGTCACGCTGAACGGTCGGGTGCTGCCGATCGGCGGTGTCAAGCAGAAGCTGCTGGCCGCCCAACGTGCTGGTCTGTCAACGGTTTTCATTCCGCAGCGAAACGAGCCGGACCTGGACGACGTGCCGGCCGAGGTGCTCGAGGCGCTGACCGTCAAGCCGATGACCGACGTCGCAGAGATCGTCGCGCAGGCACTCGAACCAGCGGCGCAGACGGCGACCGTCGCCGCCTGATCTGAACGTGGCCGGGACCGCGTAGCAAACGCTGCGCGATCCCGGCCAAGGCCGTTAGAGTGCATGGATGGCCTTGATACTGCGCAAATTGCTCCGCATCGGCAAGCTTCCCGCCGACATGCGGAGCGAAGTCGAGCCTGAGGGAATCATCCACCTCGCCGAGTTCGTTCCCGTCACCTTCCGCTTCAGTGGTTCGATACCCGGGTTCGTCGCCAAGGGCGGAAATATCCGTAGCTACGCCGGTGCGCTGGTAATCACCTCCCAGCGCGTTCTCGGAACATTGTCGACGGTGCCCAAGCTCGCCGGCCGGGCCATCGACCAGCGCTGGGACGCCGCACCGGACGGCCCGGTGACGGCCGAGTTCTCGCAGGACGGTCTGGCGCTGCAGGTGGACGTGAGCAAGGTCGACCCGGCGTTCTCCGGGGAGCTGTCCCTGCACTACAAGACGACGATTCCCGAACCGGTGCTGACCAGCATCCCCCGCCGGTCCTTGGCGTTCACGGTTGCGCGCGAGTGGGTGTTGCGCGCCGTCGGCGTGCCTGCCCCGAGGCCCGCCTAAGGGCTAGGTTGGAGGGCATGACCGGTATCGGGGATCTCAAACGGCAAGTAGTGCATCGCGTTCAACGGCGGGTGGTCAATCCGGTGGGTCGGCAATTGCCGGTGACCATGCTCGAGACGACTGGCCGCAGGAGCGGGCAGCCACGCCACACCCCGGTCGGCGGGCGCGTGGTGGACGACAAGTTCTGGATGGTCTCCGAACACGGTGAGCACTCGGACTACGTCCGCAACATCAAGGCCAACCCCGCGGTACGCCTGCGCCTCGGCGGCAAGTGGCGCAGGGGCACCGCGCACCTGCTGCCCGACGACGACCCGGTGCAGCGGCTGGGTAATCTCCCACGGCTCAACAGCAGGATGGTGCGCATCATGGGCAGCGAGCTGCTCACCATTCGGGTCGATCTGGACTGACCTCGCCACGGGTGTCGGTGCGGACGATTAGCGTCGACGCATGGCATACGACCTCGAACTCGCCAACCGGATCCGCGAGTTGCTGGCACCGCAGCGCGGTGTCGACGAGAAGGCGATGTTCGGTGGCCTCGCGTTCCTGATCGGCGGAAATATGGCGGTGGCGGCCAGCGGCAAGGGCGGACTGATGGTGCGGGTCCCGCCCGAGGACACCGCCAAGCTGTTGGATCGCCCCCACGTCAGCCCGATGGTGATGGCCGGCCGCGAGACCCGCGGCTGGTTGCGGGTCGACGCCGAGGGCGTGAAAACCAAACGCCAGCTTGAGAGTTGGATTTCCCGTGGCGTCGAGTACGCACGCAGCCTGCCCCCGAAGTGACGTTCGCCGGCCCGCGGGGCGGTTAGGCGCGAGTAGGCTGGGGAACGCGACACGAACGGAGCAGCAGCATGGCCGGTTCGACTACATTCGTCATCGTCGGCGGCGGACTTGCCGGAGCTAAGGCAGTAGAAGCTCTGCGCGACAACGGTTTTGACGGACACATCATTCTGTTCGCCGATGAGGCGTGGCTGCCCTACGAACGACCTCCGCTTTCCAAGGAGTATCTCGCCGGAAAGAAGTCGCTGACCGACTTCACCGTGCACAACTCCGACTGGTATTTCGACCAGAAGGTCGACTTGAGACTCGGAACGCCGGTGTCCAGCTTGGATACCGCCGCCCACAGCGTTGGACTTCGCGACGGCAGCATCGCCCACTACGACAAGTTGCTACTGGCGACGGGGTCGGCGTCGCGGCGCCCACCGATCCCCGGATCGGATGCCGACGGAGTCCACTACCTGCGCAGCTATGACGACGCCGAGCGGCTGAATTCCGTTCTGACCAACGGGTCTTCGCTCGCGGTGGTGGGCGCGGGGTGGATCGGGCTCGAGGTGACCGCCGCGGCGCGGCGGCGCGGCGTAGAGGTAACGGTCGTCGAAGCCGCCAAACAACCACTGCTGGCAGCGCTCGGCGAGACGGTCGGCGAGGTGTTCGCCAACCTGCATCGCGACCACGGCGTGGATTTACGGCTGGAAGCACAGGTCGACGAGATCTCCGTGACCGACGGAACAGCGACCGGCTTACGGATGCGCGACGGTTCGACGATCGCCGCCGATGCCGTATTGGTGGCCGTCGGCGCCAAGCCGAACATCGAGATCGCCGAGCAGGCCGGGCTGTCCATCGCAGACGGCGGCGTGCGCGTCGATTCCACGCTGCGCACCAGCGATTCAGACGTCTTCGCGGTGGGCGACATCGCGGCCGCCGAGCACCCGTTGTTCGGCACCCGCATCCGCACCGAACACTGGGCCAATGCGCTCAAGCAGCCCGCGGTGGCCGCGGCCGGAATGCTCGGCAAGTCAGGCGAATACGCGGAGCTGCCCTATTTCTTCACCGACCAGTACGACCTCGGAATGGAGTACACCGGGTACGCACCCACCTTCGAGCGGGTGGTCTTCCGTGGCGACGTCGCCGGGCGCGAGTTCGTCGCGTTTTGGCTCGACGGCGAGAACCGGGTACTGGCCGGGATGAATGTCAACATCTGGGATGTGCTCGACGACGTCAAGGCCCTGATCCGGTCCAAGTCCGCCGTCGACCCCGACAAGCTGGCCGACCCGTCCTCACCCCTCGCTGATCTCCTGGGCTGACGTTCGGTCAGCCGGCACCCAGTCATGATCGATGACTTCCGGCGGGTGCTGCGCCTGCAGCCGTTCGCGTTCGGCGCGGCGGCGTTTGATCCGTAACCGGGCGTCGGCCGGCATCGTGACCAGTTCATCGCAGGTCAGGTAATTCACGTCATCGGCGACATCGATGAGGTCGGCTGTGACCCGGCGAGATCCTAGCTCGCGCAACGTCATTCGCAGCTCATGCGTGAACCGCATCGTGGTGTCGTGGGCAAGCTCGCGCGAAATCCGGGCGTTGGTGGCGATTCGCCGGCCCAGCGTCACGGGCGGGTCTGGCTCGCAGGGCTCACCGGCCGTCTCGGCGGCCGCCATCAACAGCATCGCCGGGTCGTCGCTGAAGACTCGGCTGGCCAGCTCACCTTCCCCGGGCCCACGGTGGCCGATCTTGGCGATCGCCGCATCCAGCAGGGCGGCGGTGGGGGGCGACAGCGCGCGAATGCTGGCGAGGTTGCCTTCCTGGGCCATCGCCCGCAGCGGCGGGTCGGCACGTAGCGCCGCTGTCAGCCCGGCGATCTCGTCGGCGACGCGGTCGCTTTCCATGATTGCGCTCACTCCGGGCACCCGGGAGCCCGCCGCGGTGTGCTCCAGTGCCGCCGCGGTGACACCGGAGTCGATCAACCAGAGCGCCGTAAGAATCCAGCCTTGGTGAATGCGGTCCCGCAGCAACCGGACTCGCACGCCAAGGCCCGCGTCGGGCAACAGGCCCAATTGCGTGGCATCCCAATGTTCGACTTTCGCGGCGGTGCTATACGCCCGGGTGTCGGCCTTGAGGTGGCGCATCAGAGCCAGCGACCGTGTCGTGGCGACCGCCTTGGCTACCGACCCGAGCGCTCCGGCCGCCAGCCGGGGCTGACCGAACGGCAGCACGTCACCGACCTGCGGCTGATCGAGCAGGGCGCGCTCGATCAGGGCCTCGTCGTCCCAGCCGAGCAGCTGGTGGGCGGCGACGACGTTGGCCGACACCCCGACATAGG encodes:
- a CDS encoding alpha-hydroxy acid oxidase translates to MAVKRRMPKARDLAPLMQFKRPQLDATKRRLDAAFTIDDLRRIAKRRTPKAAFDYTDGAAEDELSLERARQAFRDIEFHPTILRDVSNVTAGWNVLGQPVVLPFGIAPTGFTRLMQTEGEIAGAAAAARAGIPFSLSTLGTCAIEDLVTAVPQGRKWFQLYMWKDRERSMALVKRAADAGFDTLLATVDVPVSGARFRDNRNGMTIPPSLTLRTVLDAVPHPKWWFDLLTTEPLAFASLDRWPGTVAEYLSTMFDPSLTFDDLAWIKEQWPGKLVVKGIQTLDDARAVVERGVDGLVLSNHGGRQLDRAPVPFHLLPAVARELGKDTEILVDTGIMSGADIVAAIALGARCTLVGRAYLYGLMAGGEAGVDRAIEILESGVLRTMRLLGVTCLEELSPAHVTQLRRLGPVE
- a CDS encoding CGNR zinc finger domain-containing protein, whose product is MKFGFVCGRACLNFAGTLKHRLTVPEERLTTPELLSEWAVQAGLVDAGIEVSDEDLVTAIEVREAIYRTATARLDGIEPRPADVDLLNAQASHPQLAPRLLPDGTTRREGTAPQLLASLAADLLGLLAGPDIDNVKRCDHPNCSLLYVDSSRAKNRHWCGMATCGNKVKVQAFRARQRASAN
- the lon gene encoding endopeptidase La produces the protein MSEPKSVPVLFVTDTIVLPGMVVPIELDDAARAAIDAARASESGELLIAPRLEDRYPSHGVIAKILQVGRIAGGGGTAAVVRGERRAQIGAGATGPGAALWVEVTEVDDADATDEIKALAAEYKKLLLAMLQRREAWQIIDYVNSLTDPSALADTSGYASYLTDVQKRQLLETTDVAERLRVLIDWTGDHLAEVEVNDKIADDVREGMEKTQKEFLLRQQLAAIRKELGEGEPDGSDDYRARVEAAELPDKVREAALREVGKLERSSDQSPESGWIRTWLDTVLDLPWSVRTEDSTDLVAARGILDADHHGLDDVKDRIVEYLAVRSRRAQRGLQVVGGRGSGAVMVLAGPPGVGKTSLGESVARALGRKFVRVALGGVRDEAEIRGHRRTYVGALPGRIVRAIGEAGSMNPVVLLDEIDKVGSDYRGDPSAALLEVLDPAQNHTFRDHYLDLDLDLSDVVFLATANVIENIPSALLDRMELVQIDGYTEDDKVAIAREYLLPRQRERAALTGEEVTVTDAALRKIAADYTREPGVRQFERLLAKALRKVTTKIAEEPVIIDEPDLVDYLGRPRFTPESAERTAVPGVATGLAVTGLGGDVLYIEAGATDGEAGLQLTGQLGDVMKESAQIALSYVRSHAHLLGVDPKALDRRIHVHVPAGAVPKDGPSAGVTMVTALVSMATGRQVRSDVGMTGEVTLNGRVLPIGGVKQKLLAAQRAGLSTVFIPQRNEPDLDDVPAEVLEALTVKPMTDVAEIVAQALEPAAQTATVAA
- a CDS encoding alpha-amylase family protein — encoded protein: MTAAWVAHAIWWQVYPLGFVGAFPTPEGSAPPGPGEHRLRRLVEWFDHAIELGASGIALGPIFASRTHGYDTTDHYRIDPRLGDDADFDYLIAQARARGLRVLLDGVFNHVGVDFPRYRDATHDDAAAGWFRGSPGRFHTFEGHSELITLNHGNPDVVDYVADVMAHWLRRGADGWRLDAAYAVPQQFWAQTLPKVREPHPDAWFVGEVIHGDYAAIVEEATFDSATQYELWKAIWSSLNDGNFFELDWALQRHSTFLASFAPLTFIGNHDVTRIASSLENTDHLPHAVVLLLTIGGVPSVYAGDEFGFRAVKEERYGGDDAVRPEFTSPPLQLGEFGAEMWRLHQFLVGLRRRHPWLHAATTTSLLLANQHYVYETRSGDDALLVALNIDDEPLRLVLSELGPARAEVIAGSAAPPSDVVDEVTVEPHGWRILRPA
- a CDS encoding nitroreductase/quinone reductase family protein, with protein sequence MTGIGDLKRQVVHRVQRRVVNPVGRQLPVTMLETTGRRSGQPRHTPVGGRVVDDKFWMVSEHGEHSDYVRNIKANPAVRLRLGGKWRRGTAHLLPDDDPVQRLGNLPRLNSRMVRIMGSELLTIRVDLD
- a CDS encoding peroxiredoxin codes for the protein MTLLTIGDQFPAYELTGLIGGDLSKVDAQQPEDYFKTISSGDHEGKWRIVFFWPKDFTFVCPTEIAAFGKLNDEFEDRDAQVLGVSVDSEFVHFQWRAQHEDLKKLPFPMLSDIKRELALATGVLNAGGVADRVTFIVDPNNEIQFVSATAGSVGRNVDEVLRVLDALQSDELCACNWRKGDPTLDAGELLKASA
- a CDS encoding DUF1810 domain-containing protein, translating into MDSADDPFDLTRFVVAQAPVYPSVVEELRAGRKRGHWMWFVFPQLRGLGSSSTAVHYGISSLQEARAYLGHELLGPRLRECTQLVNQVHGRSITEIFGSPDDLKLRSSMTLFALATDDRQDFTKLLENYYRGQQDALTLAQLRD
- a CDS encoding alkyl hydroperoxide reductase codes for the protein MSIENLKEALPEYAKDLKLNLGSIARSTVLNDEQLWGTLLASAAATRNTQVLTEIGAEAADNLSAEAYQAALGAASIMGMNNVFYRGRGFLEGKYDDLRAGLRMNIIGNPGVDKANFELWSFAVSSINGCSHCVVAHEHTLREAGVDREAILEALKAAAIVSGVAQAITTAQTLASVG
- a CDS encoding hydrogen peroxide-inducible genes activator; amino-acid sequence: MTDKSFQPTLAGLRAFAAIAERHHFGSAATTLGVSQSTLSQSLAALETGLGTHLVERSTRRVRLTPEGAQLLPLAQAVVEAAEAFTAAAAGTSDPLHGTLRLGMIPTVAPYVLPTVLAGLSSRLPALTLRVIEDQTERLLTALRGGSLDAALIALPADVAGITEVGIYEEDFLLAVPPGHPLSGKRRVPASALADLPLLLLDEGHCLRDQALDVCQKAGVRAELADTRAASLATAVQCVTGGLGVTLIPQSAAPVEAVRSQLGLAQFATPRPGRRIGLVFRSSSGRDESYRRLAAIIGESVGSEQQVRLVK
- a CDS encoding TfoX/Sxy family protein, which translates into the protein MAYDLELANRIRELLAPQRGVDEKAMFGGLAFLIGGNMAVAASGKGGLMVRVPPEDTAKLLDRPHVSPMVMAGRETRGWLRVDAEGVKTKRQLESWISRGVEYARSLPPK